Part of the Nicotiana tabacum cultivar K326 chromosome 20, ASM71507v2, whole genome shotgun sequence genome, CTATCGCAGATAAAATAAATagaatagagaaaagaaaaatataaaaattaataaaacgaCAAATAGGAAATCGGAAAATAGCCGAAAAGGAAAAAGACCGAGACAAAAGGAAATTAGAAGCATAAAGAAAAGGGGAGTCCAAGAAGGTTCAAAATAAATTCGAGTTGGATTTTACTTACGAGACAAGCTTTCAAGAAGATCTACCATCCATGACACGTTTATCTAGTTTACGTTTGCGGTACCTAGCTTAAGAAAATTTAATACTATAGTATATAAAGTTTTTATTAATCTAAGGGTAGATCTGCCACTGAGTGCATATGACTTAATCCTTTTAATGTTAGTCTTAAACTTCTGAAGAATCTAAAGTAGTATTTCCTTTGTTTCAATTTACgtgaatctattttttttttgaattcgtgccaaaaaaaattactttttatatttggaaataatttatctttatgtattattttatagccacacaaaatatatgtatttcattTTATACCACACATTTttaaatcttttcttttttttaatactcTATACCCAATCAAATAAATTCAAATAAACTAAAACGGAGGGAGCATGTCTTTaacagaaaaatgaaagaaaacaaaaaagaattacATTGCTAAAGTTGGTAGAAGACATTAATGTGAACAGTTAATGTATAAAGGTCAATAATACAATCCTTCTAGGTTGAGTAGAGTATCATTTTCTTAACTTTGGGGACTAATCCAATAATTTACGTGAGAACAAAAGGTCCACTCATATCATTGACCTGATTTCAAACGTTATACGACTACACGCAAACAGAAGACGAAAATTCAAAGGTTTTAACATTAGAATAAGTTAGCTTTGTCATCTAAGGGTGTGAATCTAAGATACCAAGGTTCAAATTTAAGCGGAgacaaaaaatactaaataattttTTACCCAACATATTTTTAATGTATAATTTTAATCTATTTTGTCATCGGTACACGtcattaaaataataaatggttaATCAAGAAGCATAGACTAACGTACAAAAGTGGACATATTCTTTGAATTTGTTTCCACTTGGAGGCGTCTTACAAGACCAACTTCCAATTCCCTAGTAACTTTGACCACAATCACAAAAACCTTCCCTCCCCACACACTATATAAATTCCACAAGGCAAAAACTCTAAAAACTCAAGCaatcatttcaaaatcatcaatggaagtttacaatAACAAGCTGATACAAAAGATGCAGAGAAACATGGGAATAAGTTGCTGGGAAGAATTCGAAGGCGACGATTTTTACAATGAACTTAGAAGACAAGTGTTAATATTGACTacagaagatgaagaagatgatcaATATTCAAATGAAAtcaagaactcaaacaaagtagAAATGAAATCTTATTCAGTTCTACAACCTGCAGGAGTTCATTTTTCTTGGTCTGGAGATAAAGAGGATAACAACAAAGTTCCAAAATGGTTATCAGATTTGTGGAGAAAAGGCAATAGAGATGAAGTGTTCAATGGAACAGGAGTTTTCATACCACATATTGTCAAATCCAGAAGAAGAAATAAGCCAAGTATGTTTATTTTCTCATATACAAAAGTATTTGAACGGAAGTCTTggcataactggtaaagttgttgtcatgtgatcatgaggtcacgggttcgagctgtgAAAACAGACTCTTACCGAAATGTTGGATAAaactgcatacaatagacccctGTGGTTCGGTCTTTCTCCCGACCCCGCGCATAGCTTGGGTAAAACTATCTGAAGGGAAACTTGGCGTAACTCATAAAGTTGTTTTCATGCGACCatgaggtcacgggttcaagccgtgaaaACAGCCTCTCGTAGAAATGTTGGATAAGGCTACAtacaatagactcttgtggtccagTCTTTCCCCGAACCCCGCACATAGCTAGTGCTTAGTGCACCAATCTCATTTCAATAATTTTCATTTTATCTCTTGTTGCTAATACTTTTTTCTTATGTCTATCTCCAGGAAGGAAGAATACTGAAGGAGGAAAAGCATACAGGCCAGTGGCAGCAGGAAACTGCTAAATCTTAGTTGTTTCAATAATCAAAATAAATCCATTGTATCATATATACATGTAGACAATATAGTCAGTCATATAAAACTCTTTAAGTTTTAGAGTATTAGCCATGTAAAGATTCTTTTATGAATTTAAAAGTTGAATCGACATATGCTTTAAAGGACAATCTGGTGCACTAAGTTCCAGCTATGTGCAGGATCCGTAAAAGGTCCAAACCACAAAAGTCTACAGTATGTAGCCTAATCCAgaatttctgcaagaggctgttttcacCACTCAAACCCGTAACCTCCTGGTCATATGGAAACAACTTTACTAGATGTTTTACAAtaggaaaaaagataaatagagaAATGTGAGAAGAAGCTTTCTCCATAACCAAAAAGCAACATCAATTGCAACAAGCAGCAAGAAGGATGACACTTTTACACGCAACGATTTACTAAGGACTATATTCGAATAGGTGACTAACATTCCTAGTACAAGTAGTTAGTTGTACCTCTAAAGAACCTAGAAAATAGTTTACAGATCCATACCTAATCGTCTCAAGATATTTTTGAGACAGTGTGGCTCGAGAAAGTAGCCAAGAACTATATGCTGGCATTGTACCAATTCCGAATCACTCACTTTTGAAAGTTGTGAGCTACCATATAACCACTATTTTCACAATTTAGAACTTACAAATGCATTCCTTTTGTAGATATGAATATTCGTGTTACTAGAGTTGGTCCTTGGGGCGTGCTAACCACAACGAACTGAGTGCCCGAAGCCTTGACATGTAATCACTTATAACAAGCAGGGCTCGAGCAGCTTGACGAGTGGTCAAGATTCTATGCAATTGTTGCAAAGTTTGTTGTCTCAGAAGATCAGCCTAGCAAATAACGAAATCATAAAGGTAAACTCCATTGTATAGAAGAAAGTACAGTACATGTTATCGAGAATTTAAACTGAGGACAGTTACCTGATAAAGGAAGTTCTCAAGGGTGGCAAGCTTGCCCATTGCGATTGCCATTTGCCCCATATAGTCGGCTACGTTTCCAGAGCCAGTAGGGCCAAGAGAAGTTGATGAAAGTGTATCGACAAGAGATTGTTGCAGGGCTTCCATGCCCTGCGATAGGGCATCCTCGGCCTGCTGAGAAGACTGCTGCAAATTACATATGCCCATGAGCTGCTGCTCTGTCAACGGTTCAAGGTGGTTTCCAAGAATCTGTATTTGCAAAATCAGACATCAGTTTAAGAAATTAAAAAGCAATACGAAATGACACTTTAAATAAGAGCCTAAGTTAACCTTTAGAAGCTCAGAAGAACGAAATCCGCCCAACCACATGAAACACCTTTCCGCAGGAGTCTTCCACATGCCCGACAGCATATGAAAAACATCTGATTTTGCTCCGACACTCTTTAACTTGAATATTTCGTCATAATGTAACATCACTCCATCAACAAGTAGGCGCAGCTCATTATCTCCCCTGTGAGAATTTACAGCTGATCGGAGATCACTGATAAGTCGCTGATGGTCTTCTAGCCAACGTGCATAATCCATGTCAAATGCCAATGCCCCTGCGCAAAGTATCATAAATTACCCAGTTCAATGCGATGCCGTTAACTATGACAAAAGAAATGAATGCTACCACGGCTGGAAATTTTCTAACCATTTCCACCACCAGAAAGACTCTGATCCCCCGCATATCCATTAGCAATAAACATGCCCTGTGTCCAAGAAATTAGCAAGAGAGATGACTTGTCAAATTATGTCAGCGAGTCCTCTACTTACCAGCTGCGGAAGGAGAGAGATACCTGTTGGCGGGCTCGTTTTAGTTCCTGCTCTAACTGTGATAGTTTGAGCCTACTAGTCTCCAGCTGTTGAACATATGCctgtgcaaaaaaaaaaaaacattataaTCACTTAAACGTCGAGTATCTAAAAGACATATTGCACATTGACCCACAATGATCAACAACTTGGTAAGCCTAAACATTTAGCTAAAAATATTGAGCTATAACCATGCTTGAGATAATGTAACACCTGAGGTGACTTGATCTTATCAATATTGCAGCAGAGCAAAACTCTTTAAGTTTCGGATAACTTGAAAACGCACCCCTTCAGCAACATATAAAAAACATACAAGGCAAGaatatcatgtactgtataattGCATAGAGTGGGACTTCCGTACACAAATTACATTTGTTTTTTCCTACTTTTGTAGCGTTCAATTCCATCTGGATGTTATCTAGACTGTGAAGTAATGCGTGAGAGTTTGTTCGTCGCTAATGTACACATACATTAATGGGAACATTTTCTGAAGAAAAGCTATATGACATCCCACAGTCACTGACTAGAGTGAACTAAACAGCTCAAACGCAACTAGTTCGTAGATGGTAAATACTCTGCCATAGAAATCTCATGGATAGGAAGTACCAAAAATTACCGGATGATCCAAGTAAATTTCAATTAAATTTGAGAGAGGTGAATACATTACTTTTTTCCTCAATCGACTTTTCCTAGCAGCTTCTCGGTTTTGAGCCAGCCTGCGCAGTGTCTGCAAGTAATCTTGCTTAAGTAAATACAGTAGTAAAATGTAATCAACAGATACAATGGAGTGATAACCATTGGAAGAAAGAGACGAGAGTAAAAAACTACAACCACCTTCTGATCTCCATGCTTTACTTTGGACTGATCAATGGAGTCCACAGCCATTAATGCACCATGTTGAACACCTTGGCCCTGTGATATAATAAAACAAATAAACGCAAACAGTTAACAATAGGGGTTGGTTTAGATATAAAGACACCAAATCATATCCGGATGTCTCTACCCTCTCGAGTTATGTTCTCTCTCGGGGGCTAAAACACCACAACCGGCTCATTAATTGAATATTCCCTGGCCATTCCCCTATCTGACCAAAtcattcattaaattccaaaaatattgcTTACTAAGTAATTAATCAATCGATATATTCAATTTATTAACCAAGATTTTGGGGTGACATAAGATCTTAATGCTACCCTACTAGCTTCACTTCAGATAAGTGAAATTAATACCACTCCTTCTGCTTAAAAAAGAAAGGAGagcctggtgcactaagctcccgctatgggTGAGGTCCGgggaaagggccggaccacaaaaGTCTATTATATGCAACCTTACAACCTTACTCTGCATTGCTGCAAGAGACTGTTTCTGAGGCTCTTTCCACGGCTTGAACTCATgatctcctggtcacatgacaacaactttaccaattaTGCTAAGGCTCCCCTTCAAATCTCAAGGATAACATTTTAATCTCAAGATCGTTGCGatcatttttttaattaattacacAAGAAACTATTATAAACTCACCAGCCCAACATATCATGATAATAATGTAATAATAACCACTAATGACTCATCCCCATtataacagcaacaacaacaataaggggttgtttggttgggAAACAAGATATCCCATGATTTATTGTCCCGGAATAACTAATCCCGGGATTGTTATGTCACCCTCCCAAagggataaaaataatactacaaTCCCGAGATATTAGTGATTTTATTCCAAATAAACATAGAATAAAcacatctcaaatttaatcccaGAATTAATTATTCATTATCCatcgtaccaaacgagccctaaTTGTGCCTCAATCACAACCAAGTTGGAGACGGATATATGAATCCTTAGTTTTTGTGTCGCGCCGTAAAAGAaataataacaaagaaaaaacaaGGATAGACTATAGCTAAATGTCAAAAATAGCAATTACGAGGAGGGGAAAGCTCAAAACCTGGTGGTTTCTTTCATCAGTGTCAACATCTGTGGAAGTGTCAGTCTGCTGACTGTGGCTATGGTCTGCAATGCCAGAATCAGCCCAATTCTCAAAATGGCCATTTCCCAAAGTCACAGCACCACCACCTACTACACCACCACCACCCACCATTGTTGTTTGTGCCTTGTGCAACATAAACCTTCCCCCTGCTTCCACCCCTCCTGTTTCTGATGACCCCATTTCCGTTGACCCTATACTCTGCACATTCATTCCCGTTTTCACACTTCACATCATTAATTCAATACACTACATATATATTATACGATATACTCCCTCATTTCCAATTTATGTGACATAATTAAGCAAGACCTTTGAagtaaagggcagcccggtgcactaagttcACACTATGTGCCGGATCCGGGGAAGGCCTGTACCACAAGGGTGTATTGTATGCAGACTTAGACTACATTTCTGCAAGAAACAACGGTCTGAACCCGTGACTTCCTGGTTACATGGAGGCAACTTAACcagggagccttggcgtaactggttaGTGCACCGTgttacatttctgcaagagacaaCGGCCTGAACCAGTGACCTCCTAGTTACATGGAGGCAACTTAACCAGTTAAGCCAAGGCTCCTCTTCTAAGCAAGATCTTTGAAGTAAGAAGTTAAAAGCTATGTTGCTCAAACTATCCGACAATGTCGTGCGCGTGTCATATCCTCCAAAAGTACTGCTTTTTGGAGAATATGACATGGGTGGGGCAACATTTTGGAGAATCCGGGCAACATAGGCTTAAAGCCAATCTTTCTTGAACGGATTAATAAGGAAATAGTGTTACGTAAACCGGAATGGAGGTATAATTGCAAAGATGGTTCCTTTTTTGTGGGTTGCGGATCTTACCGTATTAAGTTCACCAAAATGCAAGTTATTATTAGAAGAAACAACAGCAACATTGTTTGGCCTCATCTCACCATAGACTGAACCTTTCAAGAAACcaaaaaacaaacaacaaaaaaatcaaacTTTTTAAGGTCAACATCATACAAGAATTTAAAGACCAAGAAAAACATAAACTTTTTTAATTGAGAAAGAGAAATAAATACTTCTGCTTAAATCAACAGCATCTTCTTGAGGAAATCCTGTAGACTGTTCAAGCTCTCCAATATCAGCAAAACGTGCTGCTGCATGTCTACTAGCTTCATCACCTCTGTACAATACATAAAAATTTAaactttaatctcttaatttacTCATAAAAACTTGAAAACCAAGAAAAAGTTAAAACTCAATAAACATACAAAAACAAATTGAAAACATGGGAAAAATTGACCCTTTAAGCCATTTACTAAAAGAAAGAactaaaaaaaacaagaaaaattttaaactacataaacatgaaaaaaaacTGACCCTTTATGCCATTTATTCAAACAAGaactaaaaaacaaaaattaaaactcCATTAACATGCACAAATCAAGTTGAAAACATGAAAGACAAAAGAGGAGAATGGTACCTGAGGTAAAAAGATGAGTGGCAATACATATTagaattgttattattattaagagTAACAGCTGGTAATACTGCTGCTTTGAAAGCTTgcatattcctttgttctctattTTCTCACCACCACCAAACTTCAACGCAAATAAACTCTTCTTCTCCCAACAATTTTGTCTGTATTCTTTGTGCAGCTTGCTTCACAAAGTTGgtgaaagaaaacaacaacaaataataagtGTTATATATAAGAGAGTAAGAGAGAAAAGTTTTGAGAGTGAAAATCTTGAAAGCTATATCTATTTCTTTTCAACAAAAGATTGTGCATCAGTGAGGTTTTATTTGCAACAGTTAAATACTACCACTTGCCAATTTAATTGGGAACAccaattaagaaaatactaaattttagataaaaatagttagtgtgacgaaattacccttaattaaatatttaatttttaggGATACATACATAaggttaattttgaaaaaataaattgaattttttcttgattatataaatggatacttattttggaccaaaataaaaaagcaaattggtcacttattgtggatcggagagagtaacagcttgtttggatggttgttacttgTTGTATTgcatcgtattgttactttaaatacaatgtttattttgattgttacttaaactTTTTGTATAGTATTATTTAAATTTGTTATCGACACGAAAATATGCATaactcatacgatgtccgaattggACGATTCTTTTGTTATGACTCCGAAAtttcgatacggatctaatgcttcaatcaaaactgaatttggagctcatttgcttaatatgataccacttattcttgaagaaacgacatCGAAATATTCTTGAAATGCCCAAGTTAAACTCCATCAACCATCCAAAGTCCacttgaggccctcgggacttcaaccaaatatatcaacaagtcttaaaacatcatatggacttacctAGGGTTCCAAGCAATGTTGAAACGTCAATTCACACCTCtattcggacttatgagtttcaaacttttcaatttacaaaacttgggccgaaacatatcaaatgaatccggaatgacttcaaatttggcacacaagtcataaatgacataataaaaCTATTCCGACTTTCGGAATATCAATCTGACCCCGGTATAAATAAAGTCAAATCCGTAGTCAAACTTTGGAAACatttagcctttagatttcttttttttttttggttaaatgacgataatttgatttagggacctccgaattcgatttcgggcatatgagcAAGTTCCAAATCGTGATACGAtactaccggaatggtcaaaactcggatccgggtttgtttgctcaaaatgttgaccgaggtCAACtcggttgagttttaaagatctaattcataatttaatccatttttcatataaaaaccttT contains:
- the LOC107775632 gene encoding uncharacterized protein LOC107775632, with translation MEVYNNKLIQKMQRNMGISCWEEFEGDDFYNELRRQVLILTTEDEEDDQYSNEIKNSNKVEMKSYSVLQPAGVHFSWSGDKEDNNKVPKWLSDLWRKGNRDEVFNGTGVFIPHIVKSRRRNKPRRKNTEGGKAYRPVAAGNC
- the LOC107775633 gene encoding transcription factor TGA2.3-like isoform X2 — encoded protein: MQAFKAAVLPAVTLNNNNNSNMYCHSSFYLRGDEASRHAAARFADIGELEQSTGFPQEDAVDLSRIYGEMRPNNVAVVSSNNNLHFGELNTSIGSTEMGSSETGGVEAGGRFMLHKAQTTMVGGGGVVGGGAVTLGNGHFENWADSGIADHSHSQQTDTSTDVDTDERNHQGQGVQHGALMAVDSIDQSKVKHGDQKTLRRLAQNREAARKSRLRKKAYVQQLETSRLKLSQLEQELKRARQQGMFIANGYAGDQSLSGGGNGALAFDMDYARWLEDHQRLISDLRSAVNSHRGDNELRLLVDGVMLHYDEIFKLKSVGAKSDVFHMLSGMWKTPAERCFMWLGGFRSSELLKILGNHLEPLTEQQLMGICNLQQSSQQAEDALSQGMEALQQSLVDTLSSTSLGPTGSGNVADYMGQMAIAMGKLATLENFLYQADLLRQQTLQQLHRILTTRQAARALLVISDYMSRLRALSSLWLARPKDQL
- the LOC107775633 gene encoding transcription factor TGA2.3-like isoform X1 → MQAFKAAVLPAVTLNNNNNSNMYCHSSFYLRGDEASRHAAARFADIGELEQSTGFPQEDAVDLSRSSVYGEMRPNNVAVVSSNNNLHFGELNTSIGSTEMGSSETGGVEAGGRFMLHKAQTTMVGGGGVVGGGAVTLGNGHFENWADSGIADHSHSQQTDTSTDVDTDERNHQGQGVQHGALMAVDSIDQSKVKHGDQKTLRRLAQNREAARKSRLRKKAYVQQLETSRLKLSQLEQELKRARQQGMFIANGYAGDQSLSGGGNGALAFDMDYARWLEDHQRLISDLRSAVNSHRGDNELRLLVDGVMLHYDEIFKLKSVGAKSDVFHMLSGMWKTPAERCFMWLGGFRSSELLKILGNHLEPLTEQQLMGICNLQQSSQQAEDALSQGMEALQQSLVDTLSSTSLGPTGSGNVADYMGQMAIAMGKLATLENFLYQADLLRQQTLQQLHRILTTRQAARALLVISDYMSRLRALSSLWLARPKDQL